The DNA region AATATAAAACTTTCCTTTTCTTTCAAAAAAAAAAGTGAAAATATACAAAAAAAATTACATTATTATTTTTTTGTATATTTTTAACTTAACAGATCGTTATAATCGCTGTATGAAAAAACGAATCTTCTTTTTTCTGTTTTTCACTTGGAATATAGTGTTGTTTGCCCAAACTAATGCTTCGGAAGAAGGATTTGCCAGCTACTATGCTGACAAATTTCATGGACGAAGAACAGCTTCCGGAAACAGATACCATAAAAATAAACTTACAGCAGCTCATAAAACTCTTCCCTTCGATACCAAAGTTAAAGTAACAAACCTATCCAATGACAGTTCTGTAATTGTGACAATCAATGACAGAGGCCCTTTTGCAAAAGGGAAAATAATTGACCTTTCTTATTACGCTGCTAAGGAGCTGAATTTTATCAAAAAAGGTATAACTAAGGTTAGAATTGAAATATTAAGCGACAGTTTAAATACCAACGATACAATTTCCATAGCTAGTTCAGCAAATGAGAAAAAAACTGAACCTCCTATCCCTTCTTATCCTGGAACATATGATTTTAACTTCAAAGAAACTGAATTAAGTGGGTATTATATTCAAACAGGAGCTTACAA from Sporocytophaga myxococcoides includes:
- a CDS encoding septal ring lytic transglycosylase RlpA family protein; this translates as MKKRIFFFLFFTWNIVLFAQTNASEEGFASYYADKFHGRRTASGNRYHKNKLTAAHKTLPFDTKVKVTNLSNDSSVIVTINDRGPFAKGKIIDLSYYAAKELNFIKKGITKVRIEILSDSLNTNDTISIASSANEKKTEPPIPSYPGTYDFNFKETELSGYYIQTGAYKDSDILSEEINRLQKKIDSNNIYIEVIKIKNTIINRLLVGPFEKKNGDAEIAVLQKKGISGFLKSY